In Alkalihalobacillus sp. FSL W8-0930, a single window of DNA contains:
- a CDS encoding YvrJ family protein → MGTMPEWTMLLANVGFPSAVALYLLFRFEKQITAQTLAIEDLTRKLATKKEEDE, encoded by the coding sequence ATGGGAACTATGCCTGAATGGACGATGCTGCTTGCGAACGTCGGATTTCCAAGTGCTGTTGCCTTGTATCTATTGTTTCGTTTTGAAAAGCAAATCACCGCACAGACGCTAGCCATTGAAGACCTGACTAGGAAGCTTGCAACAAAAAAAGAGGAGGACGAGTAA
- a CDS encoding heparinase II/III family protein: protein MKKSLFTDVYGEPISPNRIQLKIQQSSFLQIWVKDLSTYAQSVLHTPMPELDYDSFNAYFINGDRDPYQQLYFERRKRLTTFSILSYLYPDHLEYRTHLHSTIWAICGEWTWCLPAHLRQDSAFEKSDHNLEAHQQIDLFAAETAFSLAEILTMFEDTLPVLIKHRINYETRRRVLEPFQKVEQPWEQATHNWSAVCAGSIGACAMYLMDSEEERQLILDRCVKSVSYFVLGLTDEGVCQEGYHYWQYGFGYFIYFADLLKKQTEGKIDLLALPKLNETAQFQEKVFMGENTVANFSDALEMASPLLGLSHYLHTHFKQIHLPRTSDCATFDSDPCYRFAPAIRHFIWYDETKDGGVWPTHTSYFFEAQWYLSTFEYKNQITGVALKGGHNDEPHNHNDLGQFMIYVNGVSMLSDIGAGHYIKASFSTDRYHMLSNGSHGHSVPLIGGCVQQQGADACARVLSFHNQGQQSEFQLDLTNAYSVPSLQSFTRKWEIDRELGCVRLIDSFILTAPDSIIERFVSLAENVQVEPGKITIAQGDSTLYVTFDQELTPTIKKEKIVDHFGIMKELSLIDFSFEKIIGAFSFTCQFNLE, encoded by the coding sequence ATGAAAAAATCCTTATTCACAGATGTTTATGGAGAACCCATTTCACCTAATCGAATTCAGCTGAAGATCCAGCAGTCTTCCTTCCTGCAAATTTGGGTTAAAGACCTCTCCACCTATGCGCAATCTGTTTTACATACGCCAATGCCTGAACTAGACTATGATTCATTTAACGCTTATTTTATAAATGGAGATCGCGACCCGTATCAACAGCTTTACTTTGAAAGGCGCAAGCGTCTTACCACCTTTTCAATTCTGTCATACCTCTATCCAGATCACCTGGAGTACCGTACGCATCTTCACTCAACCATATGGGCCATTTGTGGTGAATGGACGTGGTGTTTGCCTGCCCATCTTAGACAAGACTCAGCATTTGAGAAGTCTGATCATAATTTAGAAGCTCATCAACAAATTGATTTATTTGCCGCCGAGACAGCCTTTTCTTTAGCGGAAATTTTAACAATGTTCGAAGATACACTGCCCGTTCTAATCAAGCATAGAATAAACTACGAAACTCGCAGAAGGGTGCTTGAGCCCTTTCAAAAAGTGGAACAACCGTGGGAGCAGGCTACTCATAATTGGTCAGCTGTATGCGCTGGTTCGATTGGTGCATGTGCGATGTACTTAATGGATTCCGAAGAAGAACGTCAATTGATTCTTGATAGATGTGTTAAAAGCGTCTCTTACTTTGTGTTGGGGTTAACAGATGAAGGCGTGTGTCAGGAGGGCTATCATTATTGGCAGTATGGGTTCGGGTACTTTATCTACTTTGCGGATTTACTAAAAAAGCAGACAGAAGGTAAGATCGATCTACTTGCGCTTCCTAAATTAAACGAAACCGCTCAATTTCAAGAAAAGGTCTTTATGGGCGAGAATACAGTCGCTAACTTCTCAGATGCGTTAGAAATGGCCTCACCACTTCTTGGTCTTAGCCATTATCTGCATACTCATTTCAAGCAAATACACCTTCCCAGGACGAGTGATTGCGCTACATTTGATTCAGACCCATGCTACCGTTTTGCTCCTGCCATTCGTCATTTTATTTGGTATGACGAAACGAAAGATGGCGGGGTATGGCCCACTCACACAAGCTACTTTTTCGAGGCACAGTGGTACCTCTCAACCTTTGAATATAAGAATCAAATAACTGGCGTAGCCCTAAAAGGTGGACATAACGATGAGCCTCACAACCATAATGATCTGGGACAGTTCATGATCTATGTGAATGGGGTGTCTATGTTATCAGACATCGGGGCGGGACATTACATAAAAGCTTCCTTCAGTACGGACCGATATCACATGCTCTCAAACGGATCACACGGCCATTCCGTCCCTCTCATTGGGGGGTGTGTTCAACAGCAAGGTGCTGATGCATGTGCCAGGGTTCTTTCCTTTCATAATCAAGGTCAACAGAGCGAATTTCAACTAGACCTAACCAATGCATACTCCGTTCCTTCTTTGCAGTCGTTTACTCGAAAATGGGAGATAGATAGGGAGCTCGGGTGTGTTCGTTTGATAGATTCATTCATACTTACGGCACCGGATTCTATTATCGAACGATTTGTGAGTCTAGCAGAGAACGTTCAAGTTGAACCCGGTAAAATCACCATTGCTCAAGGTGATTCAACTCTTTATGTAACGTTTGATCAAGAGTTGACTCCAACCATAAAAAAAGAGAAGATAGTAGATCACTTTGGGATTATGAAAGAACTTAGTCTGATTGATTTTAGTTTCGAAAAAATAATAGGAGCATTTTCATTTACGTGTCAGTTTAACTTGGAGTAA
- a CDS encoding LLM class flavin-dependent oxidoreductase encodes MKYGFWLPIFGGWLRNVHDEQMPATFEYAKKVVQAAEDWGYDTTLLAELYLNDIKGPGEDVLEAWTTAAALAAVTSKIELMTAIRPGFHNPATTAKMAANIDQISNGRFTLNVVSAWWAEEARQYGGVFTEHDERYARTEEFIDVLKGLWTEESFTYNGTYYQLKDTKLSPKPVQRPNPILYAGGESEQGKTTIAEKCDAYVMHGGTVEEIRAKITDMKERRKKTGHTPFSRFGMAAYVICRDTEEEAQAELARITDVKESDAYAGYDDFTSKSQLEQQIKLQDYSVSNRGLRPELIGTPEMIAKRILEYEEAGLDLVLLQCSPQYEEMERFARDVMPVVEQLRKQTKETI; translated from the coding sequence ATGAAGTATGGGTTTTGGCTACCTATTTTTGGAGGATGGTTACGCAATGTTCATGATGAGCAGATGCCGGCAACCTTTGAATATGCAAAGAAAGTCGTTCAAGCAGCGGAGGACTGGGGATATGATACCACTCTCCTTGCTGAGCTCTATTTAAACGATATAAAAGGTCCTGGTGAAGATGTACTGGAGGCATGGACCACGGCTGCGGCGCTTGCTGCGGTTACCTCTAAAATAGAACTTATGACAGCCATTCGTCCGGGTTTCCATAATCCGGCGACGACGGCAAAGATGGCGGCGAATATTGACCAGATTAGTAACGGCCGATTTACGTTAAATGTTGTGTCTGCTTGGTGGGCTGAGGAGGCGCGTCAATATGGCGGTGTATTCACAGAGCATGATGAGCGCTATGCTCGAACCGAGGAGTTCATTGATGTATTAAAAGGGCTATGGACCGAGGAATCCTTCACGTACAATGGAACCTACTATCAGCTAAAGGATACGAAGCTTTCACCAAAGCCTGTTCAGCGTCCGAACCCCATTCTTTATGCAGGTGGTGAGAGTGAGCAGGGCAAAACAACCATCGCTGAAAAATGTGACGCCTACGTCATGCATGGTGGTACGGTGGAAGAGATTCGCGCGAAGATTACTGATATGAAGGAACGCCGTAAGAAAACGGGGCACACGCCATTTTCACGTTTTGGGATGGCGGCTTACGTTATTTGCCGCGATACAGAAGAAGAGGCCCAGGCTGAGCTCGCTCGGATTACCGATGTGAAGGAATCGGATGCCTATGCGGGGTACGATGATTTTACAAGCAAATCGCAGCTTGAACAGCAAATTAAGCTACAGGATTACTCGGTTTCCAACCGTGGTTTACGACCTGAATTGATTGGGACACCAGAGATGATTGCCAAACGAATTCTTGAGTACGAAGAGGCAGGGCTTGATCTAGTACTCTTACAATGCTCGCCGCAATATGAGGAAATGGAACGCTTCGCCCGCGACGTGATGCCAGTTGTTGAACAACTGAGAAAGCAAACAAAGGAGACAATCTAA
- a CDS encoding carbohydrate ABC transporter permease, translated as MNAINKSKMGKRKRFDIWELVIRLILIVISLTCLLPFVHVLVKSLSSDAYVVANNIFLWPKGFTLDAYTQILTDKSILQSLYVSVLITVLFTVIGMIITICAAYPLSRKQLKGRTTITLLFMITLYFTGGIIPDYLLVNKLGMLDTIWSLVLPGAFSAFNLLILKTSIQSIVPASLEESARMDGAGHFRILWSIVLPLIKPIIATLSLFYAVGRWNSYQDALFYIRYETELRPLQLKLYYLVVQASESFQTELTLVQTSSPETLRAAVVIFATLPILCIYPFVQKYFVKGVMIGSVKE; from the coding sequence ATGAACGCAATTAATAAGAGCAAGATGGGCAAGCGTAAACGTTTTGATATTTGGGAACTTGTCATTCGTCTCATTCTAATTGTTATTTCTCTAACTTGTTTACTTCCTTTTGTACATGTTCTTGTTAAATCGTTAAGTAGTGATGCATACGTTGTTGCAAATAATATCTTCCTTTGGCCTAAAGGGTTTACGCTTGATGCATACACACAAATATTAACTGATAAGAGCATATTACAGTCTCTTTATGTAAGCGTTCTTATTACGGTTTTGTTTACGGTAATCGGCATGATTATTACGATTTGTGCAGCCTATCCACTATCGAGAAAACAATTAAAAGGTCGTACAACAATCACATTGTTGTTCATGATCACTCTGTACTTTACTGGTGGAATTATACCTGACTATCTACTCGTAAATAAGTTAGGCATGCTTGATACGATATGGTCGCTTGTTCTTCCAGGCGCTTTTAGTGCATTCAATCTACTCATCTTAAAAACATCTATCCAAAGTATTGTACCTGCTAGTTTAGAAGAATCAGCACGTATGGACGGAGCCGGACATTTTCGGATTTTGTGGAGTATCGTTTTGCCACTGATTAAGCCGATCATTGCCACACTTTCACTTTTCTATGCTGTAGGTCGTTGGAACAGCTATCAAGATGCGTTATTCTACATCAGATATGAAACGGAATTGCGCCCCCTACAGTTGAAATTATATTATCTGGTTGTTCAAGCCAGCGAGAGCTTTCAAACCGAATTAACCCTTGTACAAACAAGTAGTCCTGAAACGCTGAGAGCGGCTGTTGTCATTTTCGCGACATTACCAATCCTTTGTATCTATCCATTTGTACAAAAGTATTTTGTGAAAGGCGTCATGATTGGATCTGTCAAAGAATAA
- a CDS encoding DUF2264 domain-containing protein, which translates to MKRESLQMGATKADAEKWLLEMVDPVMAELKEGHAGIHLGETGASYGSKTAHMEAFSRLFWGVAPLVAGGSHPPYLDRLVEGVRNGTDPNHSEYWGKLTDYHQMLVEMSVYGYALCLMPDQLWGKLTNKERDHLVAWLSQSSKYKCHDCNWLFFPVLVQLGLKQVGAPYCQQTIDDSLERMEAFYLGNGWYADGEDAHRDYYVPFAIHFYSLFYAKVMEEDDPERASLYKERAKRFAKDFIYWFADDGRAIPYGRSMTYRFAQAAFWSAIVYAEVDVAPYTLGEIKGLLFRHLREWMDRPIFDARGVLTIGYEYPNLGMSENYNSPGSPYWALKTFLFLALSDDHPFWKTDEQEMPTLTEVHAQAEANKVLTRHKGHAAMFNAGHLRTNDHTHTSAKYEKFVYSSHFGFSVPRAEWGMEQGAFDSMLALSEQDQLFRVKRSSTTIQLSNSLIKMDWQPWKDVTVETWIVPGLPCHLRVHRIQTARPLTAAEGGFAVGVDEGENGSSIVGEGKALYSYSGGTSGIKRLYGTGEVKLVYPNINTNIMKPRTSIPTVVSTLEPGTHIQAVAVYGTSDDCYDSDWDAYFSVEEKEGTLTFYQKGLDEPILTI; encoded by the coding sequence ATGAAACGTGAAAGTCTTCAAATGGGTGCAACGAAAGCAGATGCTGAGAAGTGGCTTCTTGAAATGGTTGATCCTGTGATGGCTGAGTTAAAAGAAGGTCATGCAGGAATTCATTTAGGAGAGACAGGAGCATCATACGGCTCAAAAACAGCTCATATGGAAGCATTCTCTAGGCTATTCTGGGGAGTGGCTCCACTCGTAGCTGGTGGCAGTCATCCTCCCTATCTCGACCGACTCGTTGAAGGTGTTAGGAACGGAACGGACCCGAACCACTCTGAATATTGGGGAAAGCTGACTGATTATCATCAGATGCTGGTAGAAATGTCCGTGTACGGCTATGCGCTTTGTTTAATGCCAGATCAGCTTTGGGGGAAGCTAACAAACAAGGAGCGAGATCATCTTGTTGCATGGCTGTCCCAAAGTAGTAAATACAAATGTCATGACTGCAACTGGCTGTTCTTCCCGGTTCTTGTTCAGTTGGGGTTAAAGCAAGTTGGCGCACCGTATTGCCAGCAAACGATTGATGATTCACTTGAACGGATGGAGGCTTTTTATCTGGGAAATGGCTGGTATGCTGACGGAGAAGATGCGCATCGTGACTATTACGTCCCATTTGCGATTCATTTTTATAGCCTTTTTTATGCAAAGGTAATGGAGGAGGATGATCCCGAACGAGCCAGTCTCTATAAAGAAAGGGCTAAACGTTTTGCCAAGGATTTTATCTACTGGTTTGCAGACGATGGACGTGCGATTCCGTATGGTCGCAGTATGACGTATCGTTTTGCCCAGGCTGCGTTCTGGAGTGCGATTGTTTATGCGGAGGTAGATGTTGCTCCTTATACACTTGGGGAGATAAAAGGTCTATTGTTTCGTCATCTTCGTGAGTGGATGGACCGACCGATTTTCGATGCAAGAGGTGTATTGACGATTGGGTACGAGTATCCGAATCTAGGGATGTCGGAAAACTATAATTCCCCGGGCTCACCGTACTGGGCACTCAAAACGTTCTTATTTCTGGCGCTTTCAGATGATCATCCATTTTGGAAGACGGACGAACAGGAAATGCCAACGTTAACAGAAGTTCACGCACAAGCTGAAGCAAACAAAGTGCTGACTCGGCATAAGGGGCACGCAGCCATGTTTAATGCAGGTCACCTAAGGACAAATGACCATACTCATACCTCTGCCAAGTATGAGAAGTTTGTCTACTCGAGTCACTTTGGGTTTAGTGTTCCCCGGGCAGAATGGGGAATGGAGCAGGGTGCTTTTGATTCGATGCTTGCATTAAGCGAGCAGGACCAACTTTTTAGAGTGAAACGCTCGTCCACAACGATTCAACTCTCAAACTCATTAATCAAAATGGATTGGCAGCCATGGAAGGACGTCACAGTAGAAACATGGATTGTGCCTGGTCTTCCGTGTCATTTACGAGTTCACCGGATTCAAACAGCTAGGCCACTAACCGCTGCAGAAGGTGGATTTGCTGTTGGAGTTGATGAAGGGGAAAATGGATCATCCATCGTGGGAGAGGGCAAAGCGCTCTATTCGTATAGTGGTGGAACAAGTGGAATCAAGCGTCTGTATGGAACAGGAGAGGTGAAGCTGGTGTATCCAAACATAAATACAAACATCATGAAGCCACGAACCAGTATTCCAACCGTTGTGAGTACATTAGAACCAGGAACACATATTCAAGCAGTTGCGGTGTATGGAACGTCGGACGATTGCTACGATTCAGATTGGGACGCGTATTTTTCAGTTGAGGAAAAGGAAGGCACACTTACTTTTTACCAAAAAGGATTAGACGAACCGATACTAACGATATAA
- a CDS encoding LemA family protein, with translation MGTIILIVVGIMLASIIGVAIVYYNKFQRYNIHVDNVFANLDAILMRRVDELSKLVDVTRQHVEDENQVLQGVIGLRQQIIDATNVDEKVKAHNNMNRQIPAFMAQAERYPDIKFSEAYKHLQRSITNIEENIQAARHSYNQSVGRYNTEVSTFPGNIFAGIFRFGPRPMFEAPQEKREDVDLRAMFNR, from the coding sequence ATGGGTACAATCATTCTTATTGTTGTAGGTATTATGTTAGCATCCATCATAGGTGTCGCCATCGTATACTACAATAAGTTTCAACGATATAACATTCATGTTGATAATGTCTTTGCGAATCTAGATGCTATCTTAATGCGCCGTGTAGATGAGCTGTCTAAACTGGTGGATGTTACACGCCAGCATGTGGAGGACGAAAACCAAGTCCTTCAAGGTGTCATCGGATTAAGGCAGCAAATCATTGATGCGACAAATGTAGATGAAAAGGTAAAAGCGCACAACAATATGAACCGCCAGATCCCGGCATTTATGGCGCAAGCGGAGCGATATCCGGATATTAAATTTAGTGAAGCGTATAAGCACTTGCAGCGTTCCATTACAAATATTGAAGAGAACATTCAAGCTGCGCGTCATTCCTATAACCAATCAGTCGGTCGCTACAATACAGAAGTGTCTACGTTCCCAGGCAACATCTTTGCCGGCATCTTCCGCTTTGGTCCAAGACCGATGTTCGAAGCACCACAAGAAAAACGTGAGGATGTGGATCTGCGCGCGATGTTTAACCGATAA
- a CDS encoding ABC transporter permease subunit, protein MIHKNLKPIKGDRKKLVYFLKRDWQLYVLLLLPVLFAFIFKYMPLSGLLIAFKDYNIIKGFWASEWVGFDIFVDLFNRPEFAKAVRNTLLLNVSDLILSFTVPIMLALLLNEVTGKVFKRVNQTVLYLPHFLSWVIIGALAYQLLGLGSGMVNNLIEQLGGSRIPFLQEDVHWLVSYLAIGVWQGMGWGTIIYLAAMSGVNPELYEAATVDGAGRWRKMWHVTLPCIRPTIVVLLILSLGNVMGGSFERVFALQNMASTEFTTTIPILVYRWGLENGDFSRATALGLFQAVIGLILVLASDRIAKKMGEDGLL, encoded by the coding sequence TTGATTCATAAAAATCTTAAACCAATAAAGGGTGATCGAAAGAAATTAGTCTATTTTTTAAAGAGAGATTGGCAACTGTATGTATTACTCTTATTGCCTGTCCTGTTTGCATTTATCTTTAAATATATGCCCTTATCAGGACTACTCATTGCTTTTAAGGATTACAACATTATAAAGGGATTTTGGGCTAGCGAATGGGTCGGTTTTGATATATTTGTTGATCTGTTTAATAGACCAGAATTTGCAAAAGCGGTCCGTAATACGTTATTACTGAATGTCTCTGATTTAATCTTAAGTTTTACAGTACCCATTATGTTGGCTTTACTTCTCAATGAGGTCACGGGAAAAGTATTTAAAAGAGTAAACCAAACTGTTCTTTATTTACCTCACTTTTTATCATGGGTCATCATTGGTGCTCTTGCTTATCAATTACTTGGCCTTGGAAGCGGCATGGTTAACAACCTTATAGAGCAGCTAGGAGGAAGTCGTATCCCCTTTCTTCAAGAGGATGTACATTGGCTAGTTAGTTATCTAGCGATCGGTGTATGGCAAGGGATGGGGTGGGGAACGATTATTTATCTTGCTGCAATGAGTGGCGTAAACCCAGAATTATACGAGGCTGCAACCGTCGATGGTGCAGGTAGATGGAGAAAAATGTGGCATGTTACGTTACCATGCATTCGACCTACAATTGTTGTTCTCTTAATTTTAAGTTTGGGAAATGTGATGGGGGGGTCATTCGAAAGGGTTTTTGCTCTACAGAATATGGCTTCAACAGAATTCACTACAACCATTCCTATCTTGGTGTACCGTTGGGGACTCGAAAATGGAGATTTTAGTCGAGCTACTGCACTTGGTCTCTTTCAAGCCGTTATTGGACTTATCCTTGTGTTAGCTTCAGATAGAATAGCTAAAAAGATGGGAGAAGATGGGCTGCTATAA
- a CDS encoding sigma-70 family RNA polymerase sigma factor: MELVNQRAYKESIEVREFVATYEKALNAPVIRAFLEEEQHMNLLIESIVEPTPKNREAVNESFRSFYMELRLVKYLSQLIHYYSIDVSKRYRRHFARHSYVMDQPLSDDHSLYLHDVLESEGPSVESLVTEGGSDLEQVIENPLLYKHFLALSDKQKQVLNLYFVGGLSHRVIAKRFGSTPQNISQIATRALAKLRSAINQEDKHE, from the coding sequence ATGGAGTTAGTAAACCAACGTGCCTATAAGGAATCAATTGAGGTCAGAGAGTTTGTCGCAACCTATGAAAAAGCATTGAACGCACCTGTTATACGTGCGTTTCTTGAAGAGGAACAACACATGAATCTGTTAATAGAGAGTATTGTAGAACCAACACCAAAAAATAGAGAGGCTGTGAATGAAAGCTTTCGAAGCTTTTATATGGAGCTGCGATTAGTAAAATACCTATCTCAACTCATTCACTATTACTCCATTGATGTAAGCAAACGCTATAGGCGACACTTTGCAAGACATTCCTATGTGATGGACCAACCGCTTTCAGATGATCACTCACTCTATCTTCACGATGTATTAGAATCGGAGGGTCCTAGTGTCGAGAGTCTTGTTACCGAGGGAGGGAGCGATTTGGAGCAAGTCATTGAGAACCCTTTACTATACAAGCATTTTCTCGCTCTCTCGGACAAGCAGAAGCAAGTACTCAACCTTTACTTTGTGGGTGGACTCAGCCATAGAGTAATTGCTAAGAGGTTTGGAAGCACGCCGCAGAATATCTCTCAAATTGCGACAAGAGCTCTTGCAAAATTGAGATCAGCTATCAATCAGGAGGACAAGCATGAGTAA
- a CDS encoding extracellular solute-binding protein encodes MKSKWLSTFTVLALGGLLVACSNDAANDPKQNDDGTNLPDDEMKFTDTVELSIPVYDRAFEGWNVSDNFYTRWIQEEFGDEHNISVNFVPIARASEVTDFQQLLAAGNAPDVIFHYDMPQALAYYDSDVLQPLDTDELAKYAPTYWENLKETNEQFGVVDDQNMFFFADRPDVSNYTTVIRKDWVEQVGMKVEDLTSLEKLNEMAEKWKDAGLGTMGGGLTANIFNYNYAFRDWPIDPEYRALYSDLMVADFTTEDTERWLKNLSYRYHNGLIDKEFYLRTDANQIKSEFVAGRTGIVGEYISYNTDLYTSTLQNNPEAEFAVLPPYAEIPEGGVPQGRANWPFGLIMGINESATEEERVAVWLYLEWMSQPENLFFLQNGIEGENYTLDSDGIPIIETEFNGESALSMNNNKDYWALVTEAPYFETEELTRKAMESFWSPPGFEYIVDDMFKYQDETREYSIQDPLFTVVIDSQNDYQADLNALFQELYLMVVMGPEDKFDENYEAAKERYLNAGYQQILDEKQAAIDEGKFNYFE; translated from the coding sequence ATGAAAAGTAAATGGTTGAGTACTTTTACTGTTTTGGCTTTGGGAGGGCTTTTAGTTGCATGTTCAAATGACGCTGCGAATGATCCTAAACAAAACGATGATGGAACGAATTTACCTGACGATGAGATGAAGTTTACAGATACGGTTGAGTTAAGTATTCCTGTTTATGATCGAGCTTTTGAAGGCTGGAATGTATCTGATAATTTTTATACTCGTTGGATTCAAGAAGAATTTGGGGATGAACACAACATCTCTGTCAATTTTGTTCCGATAGCAAGAGCTAGTGAGGTAACGGACTTTCAACAGCTATTAGCAGCAGGAAACGCACCTGATGTTATTTTCCATTATGATATGCCACAAGCGTTGGCTTACTATGACAGTGATGTGTTGCAGCCGCTTGATACAGACGAACTGGCTAAGTATGCGCCGACATATTGGGAAAATCTAAAAGAGACGAATGAACAATTTGGTGTTGTAGATGATCAAAACATGTTCTTCTTTGCTGATCGACCAGATGTCAGTAATTATACAACCGTTATTCGTAAGGATTGGGTTGAACAAGTGGGTATGAAAGTGGAGGATTTAACGTCACTTGAAAAGCTAAATGAAATGGCAGAGAAGTGGAAGGATGCAGGACTTGGTACGATGGGTGGAGGATTAACGGCTAATATTTTTAACTATAATTATGCTTTCCGGGACTGGCCAATTGATCCAGAATACCGTGCGCTTTATTCAGACCTAATGGTAGCTGATTTTACAACGGAAGATACAGAACGTTGGCTTAAGAATTTAAGTTATCGGTACCATAATGGCCTAATAGATAAGGAATTTTACCTTCGTACAGATGCGAACCAAATAAAATCGGAGTTTGTAGCAGGTCGTACAGGTATAGTGGGAGAGTACATTTCTTATAATACGGATCTTTATACATCTACACTACAAAATAATCCAGAAGCTGAATTCGCTGTACTCCCACCATATGCTGAAATTCCAGAAGGAGGCGTACCACAAGGTCGAGCAAATTGGCCATTTGGCTTAATCATGGGAATCAATGAATCCGCCACTGAAGAAGAAAGAGTGGCTGTATGGTTGTACCTAGAATGGATGAGTCAGCCTGAAAACCTATTTTTCTTGCAGAATGGGATAGAAGGTGAGAACTATACATTAGATTCAGATGGAATCCCAATCATTGAAACAGAATTCAATGGTGAATCAGCTCTATCAATGAACAATAACAAGGATTATTGGGCACTTGTAACGGAAGCCCCTTATTTTGAGACTGAAGAATTAACACGTAAAGCAATGGAAAGCTTCTGGTCACCTCCAGGTTTCGAATATATTGTTGATGATATGTTTAAGTATCAAGATGAAACAAGGGAGTATTCTATACAAGATCCTTTATTCACAGTAGTCATAGATAGTCAAAATGATTATCAAGCTGACTTGAATGCATTATTCCAAGAACTTTATCTAATGGTCGTCATGGGGCCTGAAGATAAGTTTGATGAGAATTACGAAGCGGCCAAGGAGCGGTATTTAAATGCTGGCTACCAACAAATATTAGACGAGAAGCAAGCAGCCATTGATGAAGGAAAGTTTAATTATTTTGAGTAA
- a CDS encoding N-acetylmuramoyl-L-alanine amidase: MNIIQDFIPTSNSNRPGTSLTPTYITVHETANTSPGADAETHSRYVKGADAQSRQVSWHYTVDDSVIYQHLPTNEVGWHAGSSGNSQSIGIELCVNRDGDFTATRQRAIELIQSMMNQLNIPLSRVVSHQHWTGKNCPANLLSVWNSFIQEVGGSSNDSIGTVRVLASSLWVYNRPDWNARYQTVSRDEVFTFVRELVVNGSKMYELRSGLFITGNTQYVQFQPN, translated from the coding sequence ATGAACATCATCCAAGATTTTATTCCAACGAGTAACTCAAACCGACCGGGGACAAGCCTCACCCCTACCTACATCACCGTGCACGAAACAGCCAACACCAGCCCGGGAGCAGACGCAGAGACGCATTCTCGCTATGTAAAAGGGGCCGATGCCCAAAGTCGCCAAGTCTCTTGGCACTATACAGTCGATGACTCTGTTATCTATCAGCACCTGCCAACAAATGAAGTTGGCTGGCACGCAGGTTCTAGTGGGAACAGCCAGTCAATCGGAATTGAACTTTGCGTGAATAGAGATGGCGATTTTACCGCAACACGCCAAAGAGCGATTGAACTCATCCAAAGTATGATGAATCAGTTAAACATCCCACTTTCGCGTGTGGTCAGTCATCAGCATTGGACAGGCAAGAACTGCCCGGCTAATCTATTAAGTGTATGGAATAGCTTCATTCAAGAGGTTGGTGGCAGTAGTAACGACTCAATCGGAACGGTTCGGGTGCTCGCGTCCTCTCTTTGGGTGTACAATCGACCTGATTGGAACGCCCGCTATCAGACTGTGAGCCGCGATGAGGTCTTTACCTTTGTTCGCGAATTAGTAGTGAATGGTTCAAAGATGTACGAGCTCCGCAGTGGTCTCTTTATCACTGGCAATACACAATATGTACAGTTCCAACCTAACTAA
- a CDS encoding VOC family protein: protein MNMNARQIFVNLPVKDLQKSKAFFTEVGFTFNEQFEDESATCMVVNETIFVMLLEEDRYTSFTKKEIPNTSTHSEAIVALSLDSREEVDEVVNRAFAAGAGTYNEPQDHGFMYGWSFADIDGHLWEFFHMDMAAAEAAAKQ from the coding sequence ATGAATATGAATGCTAGACAAATCTTTGTGAATCTCCCAGTCAAAGATCTTCAGAAATCAAAGGCCTTTTTTACAGAGGTAGGCTTTACATTTAATGAACAATTTGAAGATGAAAGCGCAACGTGTATGGTGGTTAACGAAACGATCTTTGTAATGCTCCTGGAAGAAGACCGCTACACATCGTTTACTAAAAAAGAAATCCCAAACACAAGCACCCACTCTGAAGCCATCGTCGCGCTCTCGCTGGATAGTCGCGAAGAAGTAGACGAAGTTGTGAACCGCGCATTCGCTGCAGGGGCGGGAACGTATAATGAACCACAGGATCACGGATTCATGTATGGATGGAGCTTCGCAGACATCGACGGCCATCTGTGGGAGTTCTTTCATATGGACATGGCAGCAGCAGAAGCCGCAGCCAAGCAGTAA